A genomic region of Lysinibacillus sp. 2017 contains the following coding sequences:
- a CDS encoding GNAT family N-acetyltransferase translates to MFDVKLVTTDEDRERAFSLRKEVFVKEQGVPLSLELDEHDKTAIHFIVNDGTDTIATARLREIEPKIGKVERVCVLSSFRGKRLGVLIMETVEHYAKEIEFEKLKLNAQLYAVPFYEKLNYMVTSPEFMDAGIPHRAMEKYI, encoded by the coding sequence GTGTTTGATGTTAAATTAGTAACAACCGACGAAGATCGCGAGCGTGCATTTTCGCTTCGTAAAGAGGTTTTCGTCAAAGAACAAGGTGTTCCTTTAAGTTTAGAATTAGATGAACATGACAAAACAGCGATTCATTTCATCGTTAATGATGGTACAGATACAATTGCAACGGCGCGCCTGCGTGAAATCGAGCCAAAGATCGGTAAGGTAGAACGTGTTTGCGTACTTAGTAGCTTCCGTGGCAAGCGTCTTGGTGTGCTCATTATGGAAACTGTTGAGCACTATGCAAAGGAAATTGAGTTTGAAAAATTAAAGCTTAATGCGCAGCTCTATGCCGTGCCGTTTTATGAGAAGTTAAATTATATGGTGACTTCCCCAGAATTCATGGATGCGGGTATTCCACATCGTGCAATGGAGAAGTACATCTAA
- a CDS encoding esterase family protein, producing the protein MEKGSVKDVTFYSNALQEELELLVYIPANYSPLYEYNILIASDGRDYFQLGGIPRLADQLIDDYIIENVIIVGVPYKDYEDRRRKYIPTGDQFEAYMRFLAHELVPYLDEEFSTSQMGQGRALIGDSMAATISLLTTLHYPNIFGKAALQSPYIDEHVLQAVREAKNTDLLSTYHIIGQQEKEVVLKDNSIKDFLTPNRELHALFVEKGIETFYEEIDGNHTWISWKPDLKRALIGILG; encoded by the coding sequence TTGGAAAAGGGCTCAGTAAAAGACGTTACATTTTATAGTAATGCTCTTCAGGAGGAATTGGAGCTGCTTGTATACATTCCAGCAAATTATTCCCCACTATATGAATATAACATTTTAATCGCATCGGATGGTAGAGATTACTTCCAATTAGGGGGGATTCCTCGACTTGCAGACCAGCTGATTGATGACTACATTATTGAAAATGTTATTATTGTTGGTGTTCCTTATAAGGATTACGAGGATCGACGCCGTAAGTATATTCCGACTGGTGATCAATTTGAAGCATACATGCGTTTTTTAGCACATGAGCTTGTTCCTTATTTAGATGAGGAATTTTCAACTTCACAGATGGGTCAAGGTCGTGCCCTAATTGGTGATTCTATGGCTGCAACGATTTCACTTTTAACGACACTACATTATCCAAATATTTTTGGGAAGGCTGCCTTGCAATCTCCGTATATAGATGAGCATGTATTACAGGCCGTTCGTGAAGCCAAAAATACTGACTTACTTTCAACGTATCATATTATCGGTCAACAGGAAAAAGAAGTCGTTTTAAAAGACAATTCCATCAAAGATTTCTTAACACCGAACCGAGAACTGCATGCCTTATTTGTTGAAAAAGGGATTGAAACATTTTACGAGGAAATCGACGGGAATCATACTTGGATTTCCTGGAAGCCTGATTTAAAACGTGCATTAATTGGAATTTTAGGATAA
- a CDS encoding stage VI sporulation protein F, translated as MDGSFFKRVEKKTGVDFDEIMTLANALSYANFSDEKQVRKIVKKVSRIANKPISKELEDNIVKSILQDGQSLDFSKIEKMLK; from the coding sequence GTGGATGGGTCTTTTTTTAAGAGAGTTGAGAAGAAAACAGGTGTAGATTTTGATGAAATCATGACACTTGCTAATGCATTATCTTACGCAAATTTTTCGGATGAAAAACAAGTTCGAAAAATTGTGAAAAAGGTAAGTCGCATTGCGAACAAACCGATTTCAAAAGAACTGGAAGATAACATCGTGAAATCTATTTTACAAGACGGGCAATCGCTTGATTTTAGTAAAATTGAGAAGATGTTGAAGTAG
- a CDS encoding 4-diphosphocytidyl-2C-methyl-D-erythritol kinase codes for MEIHPLLYIVSPSYFEADKSLTQSQLEESTSIYERQPPETIRNTLIARQLHYFSKPLKEPRMLLFVLASGEKVWASIDQIDGCEVKLNSYDTKRIIHANDIQAIYSS; via the coding sequence ATGGAAATTCATCCGCTGCTGTATATTGTTTCACCTAGCTATTTTGAAGCAGATAAAAGCCTAACTCAAAGTCAATTGGAGGAAAGTACATCAATTTATGAAAGACAGCCTCCTGAAACGATTCGTAATACGTTAATCGCACGTCAGCTTCACTATTTTTCAAAGCCATTGAAAGAACCGAGAATGCTACTGTTTGTGTTAGCATCAGGTGAAAAAGTTTGGGCTTCAATTGATCAAATTGACGGTTGTGAAGTGAAATTAAATAGCTATGACACGAAACGAATCATTCATGCAAATGATATTCAAGCAATTTATTCGAGTTAA
- a CDS encoding CotY/CotZ family spore coat protein yields MGCGRGDNEVGGQTSNRGCVCEVVRAILEIQNAAVQDECSNCTTNCFLEPLGGIVNPARSSVDTRVFTLLTKDGSPFFAQFSTSDGDCEPCVSIYFRVEDVFDGCCATLRVLVPLDENEDPVDLLNDDGTKISLREVCKVTQFATSESCVTVDLDCFCAVQCIDDVDLGICN; encoded by the coding sequence ATGGGATGTGGAAGAGGAGATAATGAAGTAGGCGGTCAAACTTCTAATCGTGGCTGTGTATGTGAAGTCGTACGTGCAATCTTAGAAATTCAAAATGCGGCTGTTCAGGATGAATGTTCGAATTGTACGACAAACTGTTTCTTAGAGCCACTTGGAGGAATTGTAAACCCTGCACGTTCTTCTGTGGATACACGCGTATTTACATTATTAACAAAGGATGGCTCTCCATTCTTCGCACAATTTAGTACAAGCGACGGTGACTGTGAACCTTGTGTATCAATCTATTTCCGGGTTGAGGATGTATTTGATGGCTGCTGTGCAACATTACGAGTACTCGTGCCATTAGATGAGAATGAGGATCCAGTAGATTTATTAAACGATGATGGTACAAAAATTTCGTTACGCGAAGTTTGTAAAGTAACACAATTCGCTACTTCAGAAAGCTGTGTAACAGTAGACTTAGATTGCTTCTGCGCTGTTCAATGTATTGACGACGTAGACCTTGGCATTTGTAACTAA
- a CDS encoding YjcZ family sporulation protein: MSGYGWQQGNNYESPAYSYCNNNTGGNYGNNNGSTFVLIVVLFILLIIVGSVFI; this comes from the coding sequence ATGTCTGGATACGGCTGGCAGCAAGGAAACAACTATGAATCTCCAGCTTATAGCTATTGCAATAACAATACCGGGGGCAATTACGGGAACAATAACGGTAGTACATTCGTACTGATTGTTGTATTGTTCATTTTATTAATCATTGTTGGTAGTGTATTTATTTAA
- a CDS encoding RluA family pseudouridine synthase: MDKRYQLQFTVEIEGQFLREAIAAWGISKRALTAIKFDGGALLVNGKEQNVRHKLQIGDVVTILFPLEEVSEGLIAQNAPLSIVYEDEAVLVLDKPAYMSTIPSREHPSGSVANFLRGYFEQQQLASTVHIVTRLDRDTSGLMLIAKHRHIHHLMSQQQKEGMVHREYEALVEGLLVEDQQSIIAPIGRKDTSIIEREVRADGQFAHTDVFVLTRGETISHIRLKLHTGRTHQIRVHMASIGHPLVGDELYGGSRMLLDRQALHCRYIHFKHPLTGKMMDFESLLPEQFIKILTK; encoded by the coding sequence ATGGATAAACGATATCAATTACAATTTACTGTTGAAATAGAGGGACAATTCCTGCGAGAAGCGATTGCAGCGTGGGGAATATCAAAACGAGCATTAACCGCAATCAAATTCGATGGTGGTGCACTTTTAGTAAATGGTAAGGAACAAAATGTTCGTCATAAGCTTCAAATAGGCGATGTTGTGACGATTTTATTTCCTTTAGAAGAAGTGAGTGAAGGACTGATTGCACAAAATGCGCCACTTTCGATTGTGTATGAGGATGAGGCGGTATTAGTGCTTGATAAGCCAGCGTATATGAGTACAATTCCATCACGTGAGCATCCATCAGGGAGTGTGGCCAATTTTTTACGGGGTTATTTCGAGCAACAACAACTTGCTTCTACTGTGCATATTGTGACACGCTTAGATCGTGATACGTCAGGTCTTATGTTAATTGCAAAGCATCGTCATATTCACCATTTAATGAGCCAACAACAAAAAGAGGGCATGGTACATCGAGAATATGAAGCGCTTGTAGAAGGGTTGCTTGTAGAAGATCAACAATCGATTATTGCCCCAATTGGTCGCAAAGACACGAGTATTATTGAGCGAGAAGTACGTGCGGATGGTCAGTTTGCACATACCGATGTGTTCGTTTTGACACGAGGTGAAACGATTTCACATATACGCCTGAAATTACACACAGGAAGAACACATCAAATTCGTGTTCATATGGCATCAATCGGACATCCGTTAGTAGGGGACGAATTGTATGGGGGAAGTAGAATGTTATTAGATCGACAAGCATTGCATTGTCGATATATTCACTTCAAGCATCCATTAACGGGAAAAATGATGGACTTTGAAAGTCTGTTACCCGAACAATTTATTAAAATACTGACTAAGTAA
- a CDS encoding phosphatidylglycerophosphatase A, with the protein MHNKSIRVHSDEVTKATHDALVRRNVQIEDIAEIVYTMQSPYNEGLTIEHCIQSVERVLNKREVQHAVLVGIELDELAEKKLLSAPLQAIIESDEGLFGVDETLALGSVFTYGSIAVTTFGHLDKQKIGIIKKLDTKAGESVNTFLDDLVGSIAACAASRLAHRMRDLEEEGETFADIPPVVLGPLPKPKTEI; encoded by the coding sequence ATGCATAATAAAAGTATTCGAGTGCACTCTGATGAAGTGACAAAGGCAACACACGACGCTTTAGTTCGTCGTAATGTACAAATTGAAGATATCGCTGAAATCGTTTATACAATGCAATCTCCTTATAATGAAGGATTAACAATTGAGCACTGTATTCAATCGGTAGAGCGTGTACTTAATAAACGTGAAGTGCAGCATGCAGTTTTAGTTGGTATTGAACTGGATGAATTAGCTGAAAAGAAATTATTATCAGCGCCATTACAAGCAATTATCGAATCCGATGAAGGATTGTTTGGTGTTGATGAAACATTAGCGCTAGGTTCCGTATTTACTTACGGAAGTATTGCTGTAACGACATTCGGTCATTTGGACAAACAAAAAATCGGTATCATTAAAAAATTAGATACAAAAGCTGGCGAATCCGTAAATACATTTTTAGATGATCTTGTTGGTAGTATCGCTGCTTGTGCGGCATCTCGTTTAGCTCACCGTATGCGCGATTTAGAAGAAGAAGGCGAAACATTTGCCGATATTCCACCAGTTGTTTTAGGACCTCTACCAAAGCCCAAAACAGAAATTTAG
- a CDS encoding NEAT domain-containing protein: MRKYLILMFAALLFVGFSFPMNSKAAIADGTYSVQYQVNKPGSNSASMANDYFLKPAKLIVNNGKMTMQLTIKKSGWVTQFNPPGGAKVISANEAADQRMVQFSISNAHLTTIAMKIDIEDIDYHHAYSVDFVFNTDALPEAKAEEPKQQTTPAPAQTKPATTPSTSGKTPTQSSGSNTSSNKPATPTEKVTTESSNAQSTPVTTNDDSTKSEEIEQSTSTSTDIEQAEESEAVENPETSDELPIMALLLLIVATIVFIRTKKTKTYE, from the coding sequence ATGAGAAAGTATCTCATATTAATGTTTGCAGCACTGTTATTTGTTGGATTTAGTTTTCCAATGAATTCAAAGGCTGCTATTGCAGATGGAACATATAGTGTTCAGTATCAGGTGAATAAGCCGGGAAGTAACTCTGCATCGATGGCGAATGATTATTTTTTAAAACCTGCCAAATTAATTGTAAATAATGGTAAGATGACTATGCAGCTTACAATCAAAAAAAGTGGATGGGTTACACAATTTAATCCTCCAGGTGGTGCCAAAGTGATTAGCGCAAACGAAGCCGCAGATCAACGTATGGTACAGTTTTCTATATCGAATGCACACTTAACAACGATTGCCATGAAAATTGATATTGAAGACATCGATTATCATCATGCGTATAGTGTTGACTTTGTATTTAATACAGACGCTTTACCAGAGGCAAAAGCTGAAGAACCAAAGCAACAAACAACTCCAGCACCAGCGCAAACAAAGCCTGCTACAACACCATCGACAAGCGGAAAGACACCGACACAATCGTCAGGAAGTAATACTTCTTCAAATAAACCAGCAACACCCACAGAAAAAGTAACAACGGAATCATCTAATGCACAATCAACACCTGTAACAACAAATGATGATTCGACAAAATCAGAAGAAATTGAGCAATCAACTTCAACTTCAACTGATATAGAGCAAGCTGAAGAATCTGAAGCAGTAGAAAATCCAGAGACGAGCGATGAATTACCAATCATGGCATTACTACTATTAATCGTAGCAACGATTGTATTCATTCGCACCAAAAAAACAAAAACTTATGAATGA
- a CDS encoding thermonuclease family protein, producing MKLSDVKTLITSGTIILAVALYLIFSDPKEEATPVTTDTNVSLEETKEYVITPEFAMDKTGKQLIDVNYLSANDGDTINVELKGEKKKVRFLMIDTPEMNYDKGDPMPYAEQAKALTIQKLEAAKSVQVLFDKGPETDKYGRLLAYVFVDGVSLPEILLNEGLAAVRYVNAPNNTLENELLEVQDVAKNAKLNIWEHENYLQRDGFHPEEVSK from the coding sequence ATGAAGTTAAGTGATGTGAAAACGCTCATTACGAGTGGAACAATAATTTTAGCAGTTGCCCTTTATCTGATTTTTAGTGATCCAAAAGAAGAGGCAACACCCGTAACAACAGATACGAATGTATCACTTGAAGAAACAAAAGAATATGTCATTACGCCAGAGTTTGCGATGGACAAAACAGGTAAACAATTAATCGATGTTAACTACTTATCAGCAAATGATGGGGATACAATAAATGTCGAGCTAAAAGGTGAAAAGAAAAAAGTCCGTTTCCTAATGATTGATACACCTGAAATGAATTACGACAAAGGGGATCCAATGCCTTATGCAGAACAAGCTAAAGCATTAACGATTCAAAAGCTAGAAGCGGCAAAGTCTGTTCAAGTATTATTTGATAAAGGTCCAGAAACAGATAAATACGGGCGTTTACTTGCCTACGTCTTTGTAGATGGAGTGAGTCTACCTGAAATTTTATTGAATGAAGGGCTTGCGGCGGTTCGCTATGTGAACGCACCAAATAATACGCTTGAAAATGAACTTTTAGAAGTTCAAGATGTTGCTAAAAATGCGAAATTAAACATTTGGGAACATGAAAATTATTTACAGCGTGATGGATTCCACCCAGAGGAAGTAAGTAAATAA
- the spoVAC gene encoding stage V sporulation protein AC, with protein sequence MKEAQYNKLKEQLTPPTPYGLNVLKAFVVGGIICCVGQAISFFFMIFFDFTEQTVGNPTVATMVFIAMLLTGFGYYRKLGQFAGAGSAVPVTGFGNAVISAAIEYKSEGFVLGVGGNMFKLAGSVILFGVVSAFFVALIKLILVSVGVASW encoded by the coding sequence ATGAAAGAAGCGCAATATAACAAGCTGAAAGAGCAATTGACACCGCCAACACCATACGGATTGAATGTATTAAAAGCATTTGTTGTAGGCGGAATTATTTGCTGTGTTGGACAAGCCATTTCATTTTTTTTCATGATCTTTTTTGATTTTACAGAGCAAACTGTAGGAAATCCGACAGTAGCGACAATGGTGTTCATCGCGATGCTTTTGACGGGGTTTGGCTATTATCGTAAACTTGGACAGTTTGCGGGAGCAGGAAGCGCGGTGCCAGTTACTGGCTTCGGAAACGCCGTTATCTCAGCTGCCATCGAATATAAATCAGAAGGCTTTGTACTAGGGGTTGGCGGTAATATGTTTAAACTTGCCGGCTCAGTCATTTTATTTGGAGTTGTTTCAGCATTTTTCGTCGCGTTAATTAAACTAATTTTAGTATCGGTAGGTGTCGCTTCTTGGTAA
- a CDS encoding stage V sporulation protein AD has translation MVIVFQSKPSLLAAATVVGPLEKRSVFHSYFDKVLDDERLHQTTNEQGNAMLISEACQMILKKTNLNNLDIDYFLGGDLINQMTPTNFAAKELAISFIGMFSACATSISSIIIAALLTELGASEFAIAGASSQHNSVERQFRYPVNYGGQKPATAQWTVTAAGFALVGKHQDKAPTIEAATIGKVVDYGATDPFHMGGAMAPAAFATIQAHLEKRQQKLQDYDVIMTGDLGKIGLKLLIAMFAQNGTSKEDLARFRDAGAEYFGEDSAFQAGASGAGCSASVYCSYMLEQFKTGRYKKALLVATGALLSPLSFQQGQTIPCTAHAIEIGMR, from the coding sequence TTGGTAATTGTATTTCAATCAAAGCCTTCGTTATTAGCGGCAGCTACGGTTGTAGGACCACTAGAAAAACGTAGTGTCTTTCATTCGTATTTCGATAAAGTGCTCGATGATGAACGATTGCATCAAACGACAAATGAGCAAGGGAATGCAATGCTCATATCCGAAGCATGCCAAATGATTTTAAAGAAAACCAATCTTAATAATCTAGATATCGATTATTTTTTAGGTGGGGATTTAATTAATCAAATGACGCCGACGAACTTTGCGGCAAAAGAATTAGCGATATCTTTTATTGGAATGTTTTCAGCATGTGCCACTTCCATTTCTTCTATTATTATTGCGGCATTATTAACAGAACTAGGCGCAAGTGAATTTGCCATTGCGGGTGCTTCGAGTCAGCATAATTCGGTTGAACGTCAATTTCGTTATCCCGTCAATTACGGTGGTCAAAAACCAGCAACTGCTCAATGGACGGTAACTGCAGCAGGCTTTGCACTAGTGGGCAAGCATCAAGACAAGGCACCAACTATCGAAGCAGCAACGATTGGGAAAGTGGTTGACTATGGTGCAACCGACCCTTTTCATATGGGAGGTGCGATGGCGCCAGCTGCATTTGCAACTATTCAAGCGCATTTGGAGAAGCGTCAGCAAAAACTACAAGATTATGATGTGATTATGACGGGAGATTTAGGGAAAATTGGTTTGAAACTTTTGATCGCCATGTTTGCACAAAATGGCACATCTAAGGAAGATTTAGCAAGGTTTCGCGATGCAGGAGCAGAATATTTTGGCGAAGACTCAGCATTTCAAGCAGGGGCAAGTGGGGCAGGTTGTTCGGCCTCGGTCTATTGTAGCTATATGCTTGAACAATTTAAAACGGGTCGTTATAAAAAGGCGTTACTTGTTGCAACGGGTGCCCTACTTTCACCGCTTTCTTTTCAACAAGGGCAAACCATACCTTGTACCGCTCATGCAATTGAAATAGGAATGAGGTGA
- the mgtE gene encoding magnesium transporter produces the protein MIEEKDSTNEVQYDEDFLRMLLDEENIESFREHFLVLHPYDQAQFYEEVGPDIRKIIYHYLSPQEMSMIFEVIELEDDEYESYLNEMDTSYGAAMLSFMYTDDAVDILNELDNEQRENYLDMMDDETVEEINELLGYEEYTAGAIMTTEFVSVFENSNVREAMRTLRKEAPTAETIYYIFVVNEKHRLKGVISLRDLIIAEGDMLIRDVMSERVVSVKVTDDQENVANIMKDYNFLAIPVINEERELQGIITVDDIIDVIDEEAEDDYSKLAGIIDMDDNDSGPIKAAAKRLPWLIILLFLGMITSGLMGIFEATLDKVALLATFIPLISGTSGNSGTQALAVAIRGIATGDIGGKDKLKLVIRELSTGLIMGLVSGAIVVGIIFVWKGTLVIGLLVGAAICCSIIVATLAGSFIPILMNKVGVDPAVASGPFITTLNDVTSIIIYLGLASTFITKIM, from the coding sequence GTGATAGAAGAAAAAGATTCAACTAATGAAGTGCAATATGATGAAGATTTTTTACGAATGCTACTCGATGAAGAAAACATTGAATCATTCCGTGAACATTTTTTAGTACTGCATCCTTATGATCAGGCACAGTTTTATGAAGAGGTGGGCCCTGATATACGAAAAATCATCTATCATTACTTGTCTCCTCAAGAAATGTCGATGATTTTCGAGGTAATCGAGCTCGAGGACGATGAATACGAAAGCTATTTAAATGAGATGGATACGTCTTACGGTGCAGCAATGCTGAGCTTCATGTATACCGATGATGCCGTTGATATTTTAAATGAATTAGATAATGAACAACGTGAAAATTATTTAGATATGATGGATGACGAAACTGTCGAAGAAATTAATGAGTTACTTGGCTACGAAGAATATACTGCCGGGGCCATTATGACGACGGAGTTTGTATCTGTTTTTGAAAATTCGAATGTACGTGAAGCAATGCGTACACTTCGCAAGGAAGCACCGACTGCAGAAACAATTTACTACATTTTCGTAGTCAATGAAAAACACCGTCTAAAAGGCGTGATTTCATTGCGTGATTTAATTATTGCAGAAGGAGATATGCTCATTCGTGATGTGATGAGTGAGCGTGTCGTTTCCGTAAAAGTAACGGATGACCAAGAAAATGTCGCGAATATTATGAAGGACTATAACTTTTTAGCGATTCCCGTTATTAATGAAGAGCGCGAATTACAAGGGATTATTACCGTCGATGATATTATCGACGTTATCGATGAAGAGGCAGAGGACGACTACTCGAAATTAGCTGGTATCATCGATATGGATGACAATGATTCAGGTCCGATTAAAGCGGCAGCCAAACGTTTACCATGGCTAATTATTTTACTGTTTTTAGGAATGATTACATCAGGATTAATGGGTATTTTTGAAGCAACCCTCGACAAAGTTGCGTTACTTGCAACGTTTATTCCACTTATTTCAGGGACATCTGGTAATAGTGGTACGCAGGCGTTAGCCGTGGCAATTCGCGGTATTGCAACAGGGGACATCGGAGGAAAAGATAAATTAAAACTGGTCATTCGCGAGTTGAGTACAGGACTTATTATGGGACTTGTCAGTGGCGCGATTGTCGTTGGAATAATTTTCGTCTGGAAAGGTACATTAGTTATTGGATTACTTGTAGGCGCGGCAATATGTTGTTCGATTATTGTGGCAACATTAGCGGGCTCATTTATTCCAATTTTAATGAACAAAGTCGGTGTTGACCCTGCAGTTGCATCGGGTCCATTTATCACAACATTAAATGACGTAACGAGTATTATCATTTACTTAGGACTTGCTTCTACATTCATTACGAAAATTATGTAA
- a CDS encoding YhcN/YlaJ family sporulation lipoprotein: MGVVLLLVGCNDQEKVVMYPETNDEQMSKEIQKLLEEAKEIEEANVVFMQNELFVAMQLKPFDKWKKQKYEKDWKKKLEKKFPDETVHVSTDFKLFWESTKLMDEKNHEKVLEKIQKLKKLAKEET, encoded by the coding sequence TTGGGTGTTGTACTTTTATTAGTCGGTTGTAATGACCAGGAAAAAGTCGTCATGTATCCAGAGACCAATGATGAACAAATGTCTAAAGAAATTCAGAAATTGTTAGAGGAGGCCAAAGAGATTGAAGAGGCAAATGTCGTGTTTATGCAAAATGAGTTATTTGTGGCGATGCAGTTAAAACCTTTCGACAAATGGAAAAAGCAAAAGTACGAAAAGGATTGGAAGAAAAAGCTAGAAAAAAAATTCCCAGATGAAACGGTCCATGTGTCAACCGATTTTAAATTATTTTGGGAGTCAACAAAGTTAATGGATGAGAAAAATCATGAAAAAGTATTGGAAAAAATACAGAAACTAAAGAAGCTTGCCAAGGAGGAAACATAA
- the spoVAE gene encoding stage V sporulation protein AE, with translation MGFTFLIAFLVGGIICVIGQLIMDFGKLTPGHTLSILVVAGAILDGFGLYEPLIDFAGAGATIPITSFGNSLTHGAMAEAEKHGWIGVLTGMFEVTSSGISAAILFGFIAALLFKPKGKVD, from the coding sequence ATGGGATTTACTTTTTTAATTGCCTTTTTAGTTGGAGGAATCATTTGCGTCATTGGTCAATTAATTATGGACTTTGGTAAATTGACACCTGGCCATACCTTATCCATTCTTGTAGTTGCCGGAGCTATTTTAGATGGTTTTGGATTGTATGAACCTTTAATTGATTTTGCCGGTGCTGGTGCGACCATTCCAATTACTTCATTTGGTAACTCCTTAACGCATGGTGCAATGGCAGAAGCAGAGAAACACGGATGGATCGGCGTATTAACGGGAATGTTTGAAGTAACTAGTTCTGGGATTAGCGCGGCTATTCTATTTGGCTTTATTGCAGCGCTATTATTTAAACCGAAAGGAAAAGTGGATTAG
- a CDS encoding YjcG family protein, translating to MKFGIVAFPSKKVQDLANTYRKRYDPHYALITPHLTLKDAFDADASQIDEISKKLSEISTQTAPLQIHASRISSFYPTTNAIYFRVEPTEQLENLYNTLQQTLNIGAPKYVFVPHITIAQKMSASEHDDILGQLRMVGVDEQDTIDRIHILYQLEDGSWTTYETYKLTGAE from the coding sequence TTGAAATTTGGGATTGTTGCATTTCCATCAAAGAAAGTACAAGATTTAGCGAACACGTATCGTAAGCGTTATGACCCGCATTATGCATTAATTACGCCTCACCTTACATTAAAGGATGCATTTGATGCAGACGCGTCACAGATTGATGAAATTTCTAAAAAGCTATCAGAAATTTCAACGCAAACTGCACCGTTACAAATTCATGCTTCACGAATCAGTTCATTTTATCCAACGACAAACGCCATTTACTTCCGCGTTGAACCCACTGAGCAACTAGAGAATTTATACAACACACTACAACAAACATTAAATATTGGGGCACCGAAATACGTGTTTGTACCGCATATTACGATTGCACAAAAAATGTCAGCCTCTGAACATGATGATATTTTAGGTCAATTACGTATGGTTGGCGTTGATGAGCAAGATACGATTGACCGTATTCATATACTTTACCAACTAGAAGATGGCTCATGGACAACTTATGAAACCTACAAATTGACTGGAGCTGAGTAA